The Labilibaculum sp. sequence ACTGAAAAATCAACAGTTGCAACATTTGAACATGTTCCATTCGAAACCAAAACATAAAAAACATCACCATCTGCAACATCTTGATTTGTTGGATCAGGAACCAAATTTGTAAGACCAAGATCTAAGTACCAATCAATTGAGTTTGATTGCCCGCCAAGTATCATATTATTGTGAAAACTTAAATCTACGCCAAGAGAAATCATAGATCCGGGCACATCTTCAAATTCAACAATACTTTGGTTATTCGCAATTGGTAAAGCAAGAACCGTGTAGGCAACTGTGGCCGTATTCGACTCGCCGGCACTTTGAACAAGAACATAAAACACCTGCCCGCTTGTGACACTTACATTTGAAGGGTTTGCTACAGGAGTTAATAATGTGGCATCTGTAAACCAATTTACGCTACTAGCTGTTCCTCCATTTACAGCACTATTAAGCAACAACAAATCAATATTAGATGCAATCCCACTTCCAAACACATCCTCGCACACATCTATATCTAAATTATTTGCAATTGGCGATGATCGTATTGTGAACTTGATACTTCCGCGATTTAAACATGATCCATTGTCAATATATGCGTAAAAAACTTCCTGATCATTCACAACAAGGTTAGTTGTATTTACAATTGGATTTGTTAATGCTGCATCAAAATACCATACGATATTATTTGATCCCGCAACCTGTATATTATAGGATGTTAAATCAACACCCGAAGCTGTTCCTGAACCAAAACTATCTTCCCAAATTTGAATAGAAACATCATTCCCCTCGGGAAGTGTCTCAATAGTGTAAGTAACAGTGGCAATACTTGTCTCAGTACCTGTTGATACCTGAGCATAAAAAACTTCACCATTGGAAACTATCCTATTATTAGAATTTATTACTGGCTGTGTCAAAGCAAGATCATGGAACCATGTTACAGTGAAACCATTATTATTTGTGATTGCTGCTTCGAGAAATGTTAGGTCAATATTGGAAACAATACCCGTATTGTAATTATCTTCGCAAAGAGTAATATTTTGGTCCAAAGCTTTTGGTAAAGAATTCACCGTATAAGTTACAACAGCAATACTGCTGCAAAAACCATCATTCACCTCAACCCAAAATTGTTGTCCGTTATTAACCATAACGGCAGTGGCATCAGGGACAAGAGTTGTTAGGCTGGCATCAGAATACCATGTGAAAGTTGCTCCAGCCAGACTACTAACAGCGCCTTCCAAAAAAGTCAAATCTATACCTGTTGCAATTCCTGTACCTTGAAGATCTTCCCAAACAGACTGTGATTGATCATTAACTATTGGCAAAGAACGTATTGCCACAGCTTGAGTAACATTATCTGTTCCACCTGAAATCAAACTAACCTCTAAATTAACATTGTAGATGTTTGCTGTTCCGTAAATATGATTTACTGTGAAAGGACTGGTATTAGAAGTTAATACAGTTCCATCACCAAAATTCCAGCTTGCGCTTGAAATATTTGCCAAATCGGAACTGATTGTAAACTCAGTATTGTCTCCCAGACAGTCATGCTGATAGGCAAACTCAAGGGTGAAAATACTGGTCACAAAATTTGGCAAACCTAACCGACATCTTCTTCCAGATAAATTTTTCGAATCAGCTACAAAATTTGCCCCAGCTCCGGCAATATCCGGATTATTAATTACATCCAAATTTAGACTTCCGGTTGTTCCGTCAGTATTTGTTTTGGCCATGTAAATTCTATTATCCGGAGCCAATTGAATTGCACCATACAACCACGGTCCACTTCCAATAACTTGAGCAGATCCATTAATCGTTGCCTGATTATTCGATGAAATATTAAACTGATACAAATCTCCACTGGTGAATAAACTGACATATAAATATTCACCCGAGGGAGAAAATTCAATTCCGTATGGTGTTGCGTAGTTATTTAATTGAATTGGATTGGAAACATTACCTGTTGCTGTATTAAAATCGAATAATTCAACTCTATCCTGAGTATAAATTGCGACAGCCAGTTTCGATCCGTTAGGTGACATTTTCATATAACCAATTGCAGATCTCCTATCTCCATCGTGTCGTACTCCAATGGTACTAATTACCGGTGTCGAAATACCTGCTGCAGTAAATTCGTAGGCATAAAAATCACGCGTATCCCATGGATGCATAAGAACCCAAAAATCAGTACCATTAGCATGTTTAACCGCGGTTACTTTTTCGCAAACCTCACTTCCATACAAAACCGTATTTTTAACTGTCACAGCACCAAGTCCACCATTTTGTGATAAATCAACAATCGAGTAATTTAAACCATTCCGAAGAGCATTTTGATGAGCATCAACAGTAAATATATAATAGAGTGTCGCACTTCCCGGCTGCTGTACAATTATTGAAGATTGGGTTGCTGAAGAGTTGCCATCCAAACCTGTTCCATTAGCCATTACTGCATGGGTCTTATTATACACTGTAACTCCATCTGTATAAAATAACAGGTCTCCTTGCAACGTACAAACAGTTGAACAACCTTCCTCTGTATTTAAACTACCATCGGTTAAAGCAACAGAAGGGCTTACATTAAAATCCAAGCCTGCATTTTCTCCAAAATACCATATCCCAGCCTGTCCCTGACCAAATGCTAAATTTGAAGACAAAAAGAGGTGAAAAAGTACTATTCGAAATACAGATTTCATACTTGGCAGATATTAAAAAAAAGAAAAACAAAGAAGTTGTTTAATATAGCTTAAACATTGATTACCTATTACTTACACACAATTTACAAAATATATCCAATCAATTAATCAGATGCTGTTTGTAATTAAATAAAAATCAGGCAATCCTTCCATGAGTCATGAATAATTACCTGATTATTAATATTAGTTAAACGGCATTGGTCAAAAAAAATTAACTAAGGCCTAAGTAATCAAAGAGTTTTGACTTAACAGTTGTGGTCAATGGTCGTTTTCCATTAAGAATATAAGACAAATACACATCTGTAACACCAATAATCTTGGCAACTTTCTTCTTCTTATCATCAAGAATTCTGAGTCTGTCTTTAATTCTAACTAAATCATCCTGAACTTCCTGCTTCATAACTTCAGTTTTATAATTTAACAATTGAGATTAAGGTTTCTTTTAAAAACTTGAACCGGAAACAAATGATCGTTTCATTTGCTTCCTTGGTTCAAATTCATTTTTTGTAAATTTTTTAATCAATCTACATGGTTGGTTGAAAAGTGAATAGAGCAAAATATTAGTTCGGACTATAATCAAGTCCGGAACCAATAGCTTTTTTTAAATCGAATAAACGAAGTTGCTTCTGAAGCAATTCGTAATTCATATAGAGTGCTTTTCGGTTTTCCAACTTCGAAGATTTTTCATCGCGGTCCACCGTAATAACAACTTTGGTTTCTTTAAAATTATCATTAATGAATTTTAGCACATCCATATCAGATAAAGCCTTTAAGGGTATAATTACCAAATCAATGGTTGTCTGATTTAAAATAATTTCCATTTCGGCAGTATCATCAGCAAAATATGCTTTGGCATCCAAACTCTGAATGTATTCTTTCAGCTCATCAATAAGAGATCTATTTTCTTTAACAAATAAGATATTCATAGGTTCATCTGATGAAGGAAGAATTTTCAATGAGTTACCTTCCAGTATTAACACATCCATACACTAATAATTGTTTACAACACATTTCCTTTATCAATCGGCATACCGTAAAACACATAACATTGAAAATCAAATAATTACATCAATACAAACTGTAAATTTTTATTAGGAACATTATCCGTTTACGGATATGAATATTTAAGAAAACTAAAACCAATACCTTAACTGCCTGATCTGCTTGCAAGCAAGTCATTTCTCAATACTTTATCCACTATCGGATACAATAAAAATCGGATATAAGAGAAAATTTCGGCGATCCTGATTCTATGCTCTTTAGGTGAAAAAGGAGGTAATCGTGAGTATAATCCTCCAATATTGGAGAAAAAAA is a genomic window containing:
- a CDS encoding gliding motility-associated C-terminal domain-containing protein, producing the protein MKSVFRIVLFHLFLSSNLAFGQGQAGIWYFGENAGLDFNVSPSVALTDGSLNTEEGCSTVCTLQGDLLFYTDGVTVYNKTHAVMANGTGLDGNSSATQSSIIVQQPGSATLYYIFTVDAHQNALRNGLNYSIVDLSQNGGLGAVTVKNTVLYGSEVCEKVTAVKHANGTDFWVLMHPWDTRDFYAYEFTAAGISTPVISTIGVRHDGDRRSAIGYMKMSPNGSKLAVAIYTQDRVELFDFNTATGNVSNPIQLNNYATPYGIEFSPSGEYLYVSLFTSGDLYQFNISSNNQATINGSAQVIGSGPWLYGAIQLAPDNRIYMAKTNTDGTTGSLNLDVINNPDIAGAGANFVADSKNLSGRRCRLGLPNFVTSIFTLEFAYQHDCLGDNTEFTISSDLANISSASWNFGDGTVLTSNTSPFTVNHIYGTANIYNVNLEVSLISGGTDNVTQAVAIRSLPIVNDQSQSVWEDLQGTGIATGIDLTFLEGAVSSLAGATFTWYSDASLTTLVPDATAVMVNNGQQFWVEVNDGFCSSIAVVTYTVNSLPKALDQNITLCEDNYNTGIVSNIDLTFLEAAITNNNGFTVTWFHDLALTQPVINSNNRIVSNGEVFYAQVSTGTETSIATVTYTIETLPEGNDVSIQIWEDSFGSGTASGVDLTSYNIQVAGSNNIVWYFDAALTNPIVNTTNLVVNDQEVFYAYIDNGSCLNRGSIKFTIRSSPIANNLDIDVCEDVFGSGIASNIDLLLLNSAVNGGTASSVNWFTDATLLTPVANPSNVSVTSGQVFYVLVQSAGESNTATVAYTVLALPIANNQSIVEFEDVPGSMISLGVDLSFHNNMILGGQSNSIDWYLDLGLTNLVPDPTNQDVADGDVFYVLVSNGTCSNVATVDFSVVNTPIARNVFPVVCEDVVGTGTALVDLNLLENQINEGNGDSFAWYSDWPTEPNGLPTNVIPDPANVIAANDDRFFASISDAFNTNVATVTYTVNSLPGAVNQTVEVWEDTFGTGLATGINLLAYNSLVSSNSISWYEDVLHSIPVLTPDNVSVTTGDNYYALVDDGTCQNSAIITFTVRNLPEANNLQVELCEDVAGSGLLTSYDLSQLEPAVNNDPGTVKEWFFDLALSLPVPNPMNTAISNGDSFFVRVSFGVESNVGRIDFAINALPEAQNHQVSLCEDVFNSRQVRGENLNDYYSDITTSATSTIIWYSEATYSNPVLNTQNVLISDGDVYYARVWNGVCENFAELSFAILALPQTTNVNEVVCEESFGSSSLSGINLTNYNLQVSNDPAANVQWFEDDQLNIPVVNPADVTIFNQSSYYALATNASSCDNTGRLNFIVNPLPEANDLSIELCEDFLGTGEVVNYDLTALNNQVTSNISVTVSWYEDVDLLLPVLNPLKLTIRSNESYFAKIENGCANSSVIDFTVHDKPFFDLGMDTTIFYTESKILSPSIDVRFLPGNYLWQDGTTASTYTVTEEGKYFLEYTDMHGCRGMDSIMVYVDRYRIFVPNAFTPDGNGVNDTFGPLITGDIAGEDIEMFIYNRWGELIYTFTDLGQGWDGTYKGKKANTGVYVWILIVNGKVRQDGNVSLIR
- a CDS encoding helix-turn-helix transcriptional regulator, translating into MKQEVQDDLVRIKDRLRILDDKKKKVAKIIGVTDVYLSYILNGKRPLTTTVKSKLFDYLGLS